A genome region from Bufo gargarizans isolate SCDJY-AF-19 chromosome 2, ASM1485885v1, whole genome shotgun sequence includes the following:
- the LOC122925830 gene encoding synaptic defective enhancer 1-like: protein MEICGKMLTDWDDLSEGKQEDCKTAVMVRWRSIRDRYKKDYNEEVNRPSGSGGTRRQPYRYAAALGFLRRTLELRRTTSSTRAPEPPSESQQEAVPAELPPADPSPPRPAPGQDPNRPLLVPSGDATMAVMAPLFEALMRRQRAGRSRQADYEDLTRLLYETLCGYSNRIVAIEAELRSLRECVAQFSQPGPLQTYWPSIIQLVADFTPDQVLEFRRRVEDAVWDLRHRTTPVPQPPTYPPSHSYPPSHSYPPSHSYPPSHSYPPPQPPHPFQPPHPSNLLTPSNLRKLQPVHLNHLPILQPPSLFTTLLSLLKTTSNKQLSPLLLRWLGQLLHPIPHPVCILPLSLLPHHTFQSPPEHTKVERDQAVHCLPPPNLLLQFLNTRIFLFCKIQ from the exons ATGGAGATTTGCGGCAAAATGCTGACGGATTGGGACGACCTCAGTGAAGGCAAACAGGAAGATTGCA aGACGGCAGTTATGGTGCGATGGCGCTCAATAAGGGACCGCTATAAGAAAGACTATAATGAGGAGGTCAATCGCCCGAGTGGGTCTGGCGGAACCCGCCGGCAGCCGTACCGCTATGCGGCTGCCCTAGGGTTCCTACGTAGAACCCTAGAGCTGCgaag aacaaCTAGCAGTACTCGGGCGCCAGAACCTCCTTCTGAAAGTCAACAAGAGGCGGTCCCTGCTGAGCTGCCACCCGCGGATCCCTCTCCACCTCGTCCAGCACCTGGTCAGGACCCAAATCGTCCTCTACTGGTGCCCTCTGGTGACGCAACAATGGCCGTTATGGCGCCACTTTTTGAGGCGTTGATGCGTCGCCAGAGGGCCGGTAGAAGCCGCCAAGCTGATTATGAAGACCTcacaaggctcttgtatgagaccTTGTGTGGTTACAGCAATAGGATTGTAGCCATCGAGGCCGAGCTGAGAAGTCTGCGGGAGTGTGTGGCGCAGTTTTCTCAGCCGGGCCCGCTACAAACCTATTGGCCGTCAATTATTCAGCTGGTGGCGGACTTCACGCCCGACCAGGTGTTGGAGTTCAGACGTAGGGTGGAGGATGCGGTGTGGGATTTGAGACACCGCACAACTCCTGTTCCCCAACCACCAACCTATCCCCCCTCCCATTCCTATCCCCCCTCCCATTCCTATCCCCCCTCCCATTCCTATCCCCCCTCCCATTCCTATCCCCCACCACAACCTCCTCACCCCTTCCAACCTCCTCACCCTTCCAACCTCCTCACCCCTTCCAACCTCCGCAAACTCCAACCCGTCCACCTCAACCACCTCCCCATTCTACAACCCCCGAGCCTTTTCACCACTCTTCTTTCTCTCCTCAAAACTACTTCCAACAAGCAACTTTCACCACTCCTTCTTCGCTGGCTCGGACAACTCCTTCACCCAATCCCCCATCCCGTTTGCATACTCCCTCTGTCTCTCCTCCCACATCACACATTTCAGTCTCCACCAGAACATACGAAGGTGGAGAGGGATCAAGCCGTGCACTGCCTTCCACCCCCCAACCTCCTCCTACAATTCCTCAATACCAGGATTT ttttattttgtaaaattcagtAA